The following are from one region of the Veillonella nakazawae genome:
- a CDS encoding MFS transporter, producing the protein MKKYYPYLITVSHMINDSCQSVLPALLPLFIYTYGLSLEQAGFLILANTALSSLLQPLLGYISDKINQPRLIAFGVLLSACSTGMMGFVTSYESLLVCATLAGVGSSIFHPEGAKIMNRLGGGKKGKAMGTFAIGGSSGFAFGPLFAGAIAYTVGPHGLAAFTVVGIIISTILFVLMPRIVAHARTIDQAVATENPTVAAKPLKNYWKYFGILFIIILSQSVNFRVINAFIPIFWTRELGTSPEQGSFALTVFFSIGIFMTYIGGLLGDKYGPIKIIRLSLLVWLPAMFLLTEVPTFSPLIMMPVAYLLLLMIGAAKAISYSPVIVLGQTYLAKSIGFASGITLGVSQTIGGVIAPVVGNLADTYSLPVAMMTLVPFLVMGLGASLILKDPKKLH; encoded by the coding sequence ATGAAAAAATATTACCCTTATCTCATTACAGTGAGTCACATGATCAACGACTCCTGTCAAAGTGTGTTGCCTGCCCTCTTACCTCTGTTCATTTATACCTATGGACTGAGCTTAGAGCAAGCAGGTTTTCTCATCTTAGCTAATACAGCGTTATCATCATTATTACAGCCTTTACTAGGTTATATATCAGACAAGATCAATCAACCGCGGCTCATTGCCTTCGGCGTTTTATTATCTGCATGTAGTACAGGTATGATGGGCTTTGTTACCTCTTATGAAAGCCTCCTCGTTTGTGCTACATTAGCTGGCGTTGGCTCTTCCATTTTCCATCCTGAAGGCGCGAAGATTATGAATCGTCTCGGTGGTGGCAAGAAAGGTAAGGCCATGGGGACCTTTGCTATCGGCGGCAGCTCAGGATTCGCCTTTGGTCCACTCTTTGCAGGTGCTATCGCCTATACAGTGGGCCCACATGGATTAGCGGCTTTCACCGTAGTAGGTATTATTATATCTACTATATTGTTCGTACTAATGCCTCGCATCGTAGCTCATGCACGTACTATCGACCAAGCAGTAGCTACTGAAAATCCAACAGTGGCGGCAAAACCGCTGAAGAACTACTGGAAATACTTTGGCATCTTGTTCATTATTATCTTGAGCCAATCAGTAAACTTCCGCGTTATTAATGCGTTTATTCCGATTTTCTGGACTCGCGAACTCGGTACAAGCCCTGAACAAGGTAGCTTTGCATTAACCGTATTCTTTAGTATCGGCATCTTCATGACTTATATTGGCGGTCTATTGGGCGATAAATATGGTCCTATCAAAATTATCAGACTATCCCTATTAGTTTGGTTACCTGCTATGTTCCTATTAACAGAGGTGCCAACCTTCTCACCACTCATCATGATGCCTGTAGCCTACTTGCTACTACTCATGATTGGTGCTGCTAAAGCAATTAGCTACAGCCCAGTTATCGTACTAGGTCAAACATATCTAGCCAAAAGTATCGGCTTTGCATCGGGTATCACCCTCGGCGTGAGCCAAACTATCGGTGGCGTCATCGCTCCTGTCGTAGGTAACCTAGCAGATACCTACTCCCTACCTGTTGCTATGATGACACTCGTGCCATTCCTCGTAATGGGCCTTGGGGCATCATTGATACTCAAAGATCCTAAAAAATTACACTAA
- the tadA gene encoding tRNA adenosine(34) deaminase TadA, with protein sequence MTKDITPTDIENMDERTRDEYFMAIAMEEARKAYELGEIPIGAILVKDNTVVSSHHNRRELDHDATAHAEVLVIREACDVLKRWRLTGCTLYVTIEPCPMCAGAIINSRIDRVVYGASDYKGGAVESLFNVLSHPGLNHEPELASGVLGDECSQIMKDFFKERRKARRSTQEAEGSALEMR encoded by the coding sequence ATGACAAAAGACATTACACCTACAGACATTGAAAATATGGATGAACGCACACGGGACGAATATTTTATGGCCATTGCCATGGAAGAAGCACGAAAGGCTTATGAACTTGGAGAAATCCCTATCGGTGCCATTCTCGTAAAAGATAATACTGTCGTTTCGAGCCACCACAATCGTCGTGAACTCGATCATGATGCAACGGCCCATGCAGAGGTCCTCGTAATCCGAGAAGCATGCGATGTACTCAAGCGCTGGCGGTTGACTGGTTGTACCCTGTATGTTACGATAGAGCCGTGTCCGATGTGCGCTGGAGCCATTATTAACAGTCGTATTGATCGTGTTGTATATGGTGCAAGTGATTACAAAGGAGGCGCCGTGGAATCGCTATTCAATGTGCTCTCTCATCCTGGTTTAAATCATGAACCAGAACTAGCATCTGGTGTGCTTGGTGATGAATGCAGCCAAATTATGAAAGACTTCTTTAAAGAGCGCCGTAAAGCACGGAGGAGTACCCAAGAGGCTGAAGGGTCCGCACTCGAAATGCGGTAG
- a CDS encoding trimeric intracellular cation channel family protein yields the protein MDIIWYIFDMIGTIAFAVSGALVGVSRKMDIFGMTVLALATAIGGGIVRDVLLGYFPPNSLRNIVYVTVVLVVTVIVFLIYNSRYRKHAMGPRSRASYLLADALGLASFTVTGASAGFKLYPELPIFIVLLGTITAVGGGIIRDMLAQRIPSVLKEDVYALPSIIGGIVYYLMVTSSWDNMAVYGAFTVVLVIRLLALKYNWSLPKVGKTKPVAK from the coding sequence ATGGACATTATTTGGTATATATTTGATATGATTGGCACCATTGCCTTTGCTGTATCCGGTGCACTCGTTGGGGTATCCCGGAAGATGGATATATTTGGTATGACTGTCCTTGCATTGGCTACTGCTATTGGTGGTGGTATTGTACGGGACGTGTTGCTCGGCTATTTTCCGCCGAATTCATTGCGAAATATAGTGTATGTTACTGTTGTTTTAGTGGTAACTGTTATCGTGTTCTTAATTTATAACAGCCGATATCGCAAGCATGCGATGGGGCCTCGTAGTCGAGCTAGTTACTTGTTGGCCGATGCGTTAGGGTTAGCATCATTTACCGTAACAGGTGCTTCTGCAGGTTTTAAACTCTATCCAGAGTTACCTATCTTTATTGTGTTGCTCGGTACAATCACTGCTGTTGGTGGCGGTATTATCCGCGATATGTTGGCGCAACGCATCCCATCTGTTTTGAAAGAGGATGTATATGCCTTGCCTAGTATTATTGGTGGCATCGTTTATTATCTTATGGTCACATCGAGTTGGGACAATATGGCCGTATATGGTGCTTTCACAGTAGTACTCGTTATCCGTCTGCTAGCCCTCAAGTACAATTGGAGTCTGCCTAAGGTAGGAAAAACCAAGCCGGTTGCGAAATAA